One genomic segment of Natronospira proteinivora includes these proteins:
- the acs gene encoding acetate--CoA ligase: protein MSTVSTQAATRLAEPAQAGLSFEAYQSLYRWSMEDPEGFWREQGRRLHWFQPYTRIEQCDFNAENPRIAWYEDGSLNAAYNCLDRHLKQRADKTAILWEPDDPSLPTRRLSYRDLHTAVCRFANGLKQRGIGKGDRVAIYMPMVPEAAVAMLACARIGAIHTVIFGGFSPQAIADRIQDCQAKAIITADESRRGGQGVALKGNVDKALADNDCSSLETVVVLETGDRTLDWHGARDVSWSNLTRDVSDDCPAEEMSAEDPLFILYTSGSTGKPKGVLHTTGGYLVHASLSHEVIFDLQEDDVYWCAADVGWITGHSYIVYGPLANGATTVMFEGVPTWPDAGRIGEIIDKHQVSILYTAPTLVRALMAKGSQATEASERKSLRLLGSVGEPINPEAWQWYHDEIGCGDCPIVDTWWQTETGGVLISPLPSTPDLKPGSAMLPFFGVEPALMDQSGRELTAEAPSGQALEGNLVIKRSWPGQARTLWGNHQRFAETYFSAYPGCYFPGDGARRDEDGHWWITGRVDDVLNVSGHRLGTAEIESALVAHAAVAEAAVVGYPHDIKGQGIYVYVTLSEDAGQGSDQLRRVLKDQVRKELSPIATPDVIQWADGLPKTRSGKIMRRILRKIAAAEYDQLGDTSTLADPAVVESLIQEHKHLMS, encoded by the coding sequence ATGTCGACCGTGAGCACCCAGGCCGCCACCCGGTTGGCGGAACCTGCCCAAGCGGGCCTCAGTTTCGAGGCCTATCAATCACTGTATCGCTGGTCCATGGAGGATCCGGAAGGATTCTGGCGGGAACAGGGTCGGCGGCTGCACTGGTTTCAGCCCTATACCCGTATTGAACAATGTGATTTCAATGCGGAGAACCCCAGGATTGCCTGGTATGAAGATGGCAGCCTGAATGCCGCCTATAACTGCCTGGATAGACACCTCAAGCAACGAGCTGACAAGACCGCCATCCTTTGGGAACCGGATGACCCAAGCCTGCCCACCCGCAGACTCAGTTATCGGGACCTGCATACGGCGGTTTGTCGCTTTGCCAATGGCTTGAAGCAACGGGGCATTGGCAAGGGTGATCGAGTGGCCATTTACATGCCCATGGTGCCGGAAGCGGCGGTGGCCATGCTGGCCTGCGCTCGCATCGGGGCCATCCATACCGTGATTTTCGGCGGGTTCTCACCGCAGGCCATCGCCGACCGGATTCAGGACTGCCAGGCCAAGGCCATCATTACCGCGGATGAGAGTCGACGTGGTGGTCAGGGCGTGGCACTCAAAGGTAATGTGGACAAGGCCCTGGCTGATAATGACTGCAGCTCACTGGAGACAGTCGTTGTACTTGAGACGGGAGATCGGACGCTGGACTGGCACGGTGCCCGAGATGTTTCCTGGTCCAATCTGACGCGGGATGTGAGCGATGACTGTCCGGCCGAGGAAATGAGCGCTGAGGATCCACTTTTCATCCTCTACACCTCCGGTTCAACGGGTAAACCGAAAGGGGTGTTGCACACCACTGGTGGCTACCTGGTTCATGCATCGCTGAGCCATGAAGTGATCTTCGACCTGCAAGAGGATGATGTTTACTGGTGCGCGGCCGATGTGGGCTGGATCACCGGCCACAGTTACATCGTCTATGGTCCCTTGGCCAATGGCGCCACGACGGTCATGTTCGAGGGCGTACCGACCTGGCCGGATGCCGGACGTATTGGCGAGATCATCGACAAACACCAGGTTTCCATCCTCTATACCGCCCCGACTCTGGTTCGCGCCCTCATGGCCAAGGGAAGTCAGGCGACTGAAGCCAGTGAGCGAAAATCCCTACGGTTGCTGGGCAGCGTGGGTGAGCCCATCAACCCGGAAGCCTGGCAGTGGTATCACGATGAAATTGGTTGTGGAGACTGTCCTATCGTAGATACCTGGTGGCAGACCGAAACGGGAGGGGTGTTGATCAGCCCCTTGCCTTCCACCCCGGATCTCAAACCTGGCTCGGCCATGCTGCCATTCTTCGGTGTGGAACCTGCCCTGATGGATCAGTCCGGACGGGAACTGACGGCCGAAGCCCCCAGCGGACAAGCGCTGGAAGGCAATCTGGTCATCAAGCGCAGCTGGCCAGGGCAGGCGCGCACCCTGTGGGGCAATCATCAGCGCTTTGCCGAAACCTATTTTAGTGCCTATCCAGGCTGCTATTTCCCGGGCGATGGCGCACGGCGTGACGAAGACGGTCACTGGTGGATCACCGGACGGGTGGATGATGTGCTTAATGTATCAGGCCACCGCTTGGGCACGGCGGAAATCGAATCCGCCCTGGTGGCTCATGCGGCGGTGGCTGAAGCGGCGGTTGTGGGGTATCCCCATGACATCAAGGGCCAGGGCATCTATGTCTATGTCACCCTGAGTGAGGATGCCGGCCAAGGTTCGGATCAACTCCGTCGGGTACTCAAGGATCAGGTGCGAAAGGAGTTGAGCCCCATTGCGACACCGGATGTGATCCAGTGGGCCGATGGCCTGCCCAAGACCCGCTCCGGGAAGATCATGCGCCGGATTCTCAGAAAGATTGCCGCCGCCGAGTATGATCAGCTCGGGGACACCTCCACCCTGGCTGACCCGGCCGTGGTAGAGTCACTCATCCAGGAGCACAAGCATCTGATGAGTTGA
- a CDS encoding energy transducer TonB: protein MKIILASVGGAIVAVLLFITMNTMIGVDDATGMEKLDAQRIDFIRVERDERVRERTRHLPEPLMEVEPPPPQMMQHRQQMEMSHRPQLQFDRPNLGIAGGVPIGPYLGRMDQAGNRDGDVMPLVRIEPQWPREALIQGVEGWVRVSFTITPEGRVVNARVVDSQPRRMFDRSALRAVEQWRFQPRIVDGRPVERQATQIIDFRLADQN from the coding sequence ATGAAAATAATCCTTGCCAGCGTAGGCGGTGCGATTGTCGCCGTTCTGCTTTTCATTACCATGAACACGATGATCGGTGTCGACGATGCCACCGGTATGGAAAAGCTGGATGCCCAACGGATTGATTTCATCCGGGTGGAGCGGGACGAAAGGGTGCGGGAACGGACTCGTCACCTCCCCGAACCGCTGATGGAGGTGGAACCCCCACCCCCGCAAATGATGCAGCACCGGCAACAGATGGAAATGAGCCATCGGCCACAGCTGCAGTTTGACCGCCCTAACCTGGGTATTGCCGGTGGCGTCCCAATCGGCCCCTACCTGGGCCGGATGGATCAAGCTGGCAACCGGGACGGTGATGTCATGCCCCTTGTCCGCATCGAGCCGCAATGGCCCCGGGAGGCACTGATTCAGGGTGTGGAAGGCTGGGTCCGGGTGAGCTTTACCATCACGCCGGAAGGCCGGGTGGTAAATGCCCGGGTGGTCGATTCCCAACCCCGACGGATGTTTGACCGCTCGGCATTGCGCGCGGTGGAGCAATGGCGCTTCCAGCCCCGGATCGTCGATGGACGGCCGGTGGAGCGCCAAGCCACTCAGATCATCGATTTCAGGCTGGCCGACCAGAACTGA
- a CDS encoding OsmC family protein — MKASIEWDGEQRFRARSESGHEILMDGDRGKTGPSPMETVLMAAGSCSSVDVVGILEKARQAVTGCRVELSAKRAEGPPSVFTEIHMHFIVTGEDVGEHHVERAVRLSADKYCSVSIMLGHSVKVSHSSEVRATGP; from the coding sequence ATGAAAGCCAGTATCGAATGGGATGGGGAACAGCGGTTTCGAGCCCGCTCGGAAAGCGGTCACGAGATCCTCATGGATGGCGATCGTGGCAAGACCGGGCCGAGCCCCATGGAAACGGTACTGATGGCGGCAGGCAGCTGCTCTTCGGTGGATGTGGTAGGTATTCTGGAAAAGGCCCGCCAGGCAGTGACCGGCTGCCGGGTGGAGTTGAGTGCCAAGCGGGCGGAGGGGCCGCCGTCGGTGTTCACCGAAATCCATATGCACTTCATCGTCACCGGCGAGGACGTGGGCGAACATCATGTGGAACGAGCAGTTCGACTCTCTGCTGACAAGTACTGCTCGGTATCTATCATGCTGGGGCATTCGGTCAAGGTCAGCCACAGCTCCGAGGTCCGGGCGACAGGGCCATGA